One stretch of Streptomyces sp. A2-16 DNA includes these proteins:
- a CDS encoding helix-turn-helix transcriptional regulator yields the protein MSEATGTERTEAFAQQLRELKDRSGLSYGTLAKRLHMSTSTLHRYCNGTAVPVEYAPVERLARVCRATPQELVELHRLWILADAARGRRPDQTTPGGPDRAEASTGAAAATGPGPDEGEGERESAAGDAEPVVVGTAAGTAPPRPVSWARRRRTVLIAAVAVAAVLGAVAYALRPTDVRAGDTLPTATGPLDVGTEQPSASPSAGESGHKPSPTADGSPTAAARTENAGPGSSKGEGTHSAGGATDTVPVTVGIRPYVYDDPCSQHFLVDSGPEQVGPPATEQDARRWAGAYGAVSSGEQRIALTVQGTGEETVVLNALHVRFLSKGAPLAWNDYSMGVGCGGGVGTKSFDIDLDNGSPTVTVKNGQRDFPYKVSESDPEVFYVTARTKAHDVRWDLSLDWSSGSRSGTVHIDDEGRPFRTSADVGRPGYDYPLGGSEWIERVGG from the coding sequence GTGTCGGAGGCAACGGGGACCGAGCGGACGGAGGCGTTCGCGCAGCAGTTGCGCGAACTCAAGGACCGGTCCGGGCTGAGTTACGGGACGCTCGCCAAGCGTCTGCACATGAGTACGTCGACGCTGCACCGCTACTGCAACGGCACCGCGGTGCCGGTCGAGTACGCCCCGGTGGAGCGGCTCGCCAGGGTCTGCCGGGCCACGCCGCAGGAGCTGGTGGAGCTGCACCGGCTCTGGATCCTGGCGGACGCGGCACGTGGACGCAGACCGGATCAGACGACGCCCGGGGGACCGGACCGTGCGGAGGCTTCGACCGGCGCGGCGGCTGCCACCGGGCCAGGACCGGACGAGGGCGAGGGTGAGCGCGAGTCAGCGGCCGGTGACGCCGAGCCCGTCGTCGTCGGCACGGCGGCCGGGACCGCCCCGCCCCGGCCTGTCTCCTGGGCCCGTCGTCGCCGTACCGTGCTGATCGCGGCCGTCGCGGTGGCCGCCGTGCTGGGTGCCGTGGCGTACGCCCTGCGTCCGACGGATGTCCGCGCCGGGGACACCCTGCCGACGGCCACCGGGCCCCTGGACGTCGGCACCGAGCAGCCCTCCGCCAGCCCGTCCGCCGGCGAAAGCGGACACAAGCCGTCCCCGACGGCCGACGGCTCTCCGACCGCGGCGGCCCGTACCGAGAACGCCGGGCCCGGCAGCTCGAAGGGCGAGGGCACGCACAGCGCGGGCGGTGCCACCGACACCGTCCCCGTCACCGTCGGCATCCGCCCCTACGTCTACGACGACCCGTGCAGCCAGCACTTCCTCGTCGACAGCGGTCCCGAGCAGGTCGGCCCGCCGGCGACCGAGCAGGACGCGCGGCGCTGGGCCGGCGCGTACGGGGCGGTCTCCTCCGGCGAGCAGCGGATCGCGCTCACCGTCCAGGGCACCGGCGAGGAGACCGTGGTCCTGAACGCCCTGCACGTCCGCTTCCTCAGCAAGGGCGCGCCGCTCGCCTGGAACGACTACTCGATGGGCGTCGGCTGCGGTGGCGGGGTGGGCACCAAGTCGTTCGACATCGACCTGGACAACGGCAGTCCCACGGTCACCGTCAAGAACGGCCAGCGCGACTTCCCGTACAAGGTCAGCGAGTCCGACCCGGAGGTCTTCTACGTCACCGCCCGCACCAAGGCGCACGACGTCCGCTGGGACCTCAGCCTGGACTGGTCCAGCGGCAGCCGCAGCGGCACCGTCCACATCGACGACGAGGGCAGGCCCTTCCGCACCAGCGCGGACGTGGGACGTCCGGGCTACGACTACCCACTGGGCGGCAGCGAGTGGATCGAGCGGGTGGGCGGCTGA
- a CDS encoding DUF4232 domain-containing protein has product MSSISRVRLAAAAATTVLAALSLTACNDGTGTQDEGRATGSSSSSAAPSATTASGSPAPSTAADPSAATGSAAATGSPGTGPADGVAAPTARTPVSKAPAAAGKPVTCEGSTTKTVAAPLTRPVNHMLLTVTNTGSKTCFLYGYPAVRFGEAQSVPPVIEDSQPQAVVTLAPGESGYASVNLSATDGSGGNGFTAKSLTVYFQGRSGSGSVGTGAHPPLPAKGVHVDDSLKVTYWQQSMDDAVNW; this is encoded by the coding sequence ATGTCCAGCATCTCCCGCGTCCGTCTCGCCGCCGCAGCCGCGACCACCGTCCTCGCCGCGCTCTCGCTGACCGCGTGCAACGACGGGACGGGCACCCAGGACGAGGGCCGCGCGACCGGCTCGAGCTCCTCCTCCGCGGCCCCTTCCGCCACCACCGCCTCCGGCTCCCCGGCCCCCTCGACCGCCGCGGACCCGTCGGCCGCCACCGGTTCCGCGGCCGCCACGGGCTCCCCCGGCACCGGGCCCGCGGACGGCGTCGCGGCGCCCACCGCGCGCACCCCCGTGTCCAAGGCGCCCGCCGCCGCCGGCAAGCCGGTCACCTGCGAGGGCTCCACCACGAAGACGGTCGCGGCTCCGCTGACCCGCCCCGTGAACCACATGCTGCTCACGGTGACCAACACCGGCAGCAAGACCTGCTTCCTGTACGGCTACCCGGCCGTCCGCTTCGGCGAGGCCCAGTCCGTGCCCCCGGTCATCGAGGACTCGCAGCCCCAGGCGGTCGTCACGCTCGCGCCGGGCGAGTCCGGCTACGCCTCCGTGAACCTGTCCGCCACCGACGGCAGTGGCGGGAACGGCTTCACCGCGAAGTCCCTGACCGTCTACTTCCAGGGCCGTTCCGGCAGCGGGAGCGTCGGCACGGGCGCCCACCCGCCGCTGCCCGCCAAGGGCGTCCACGTGGACGACTCGCTGAAGGTCACCTACTGGCAGCAGTCGATGGACGACGCCGTCAACTGGTGA
- a CDS encoding MerR family transcriptional regulator, which yields MAADTPLGDRLDDDDYPAYTMGRAAEMLGTTPGFLRAIGEARLITPLRSEGGHRRYSRYQLRIAARARELVDRGTPIEAACRIVILEDQLEEAQRINAEYRRAANAGTDSSG from the coding sequence ATGGCAGCAGATACTCCACTCGGCGATCGCCTGGACGACGACGACTACCCCGCGTACACCATGGGCCGGGCCGCCGAGATGCTCGGCACGACCCCCGGCTTCCTGCGCGCCATCGGCGAGGCCCGGCTGATCACGCCCCTGCGCTCGGAGGGCGGACACCGCCGCTACTCGCGCTATCAACTACGGATCGCCGCCCGCGCCCGCGAACTCGTCGACCGCGGAACCCCGATCGAGGCCGCCTGCCGCATCGTCATCCTCGAGGACCAGCTCGAGGAAGCACAGCGCATCAACGCCGAGTACCGGCGAGCGGCCAACGCGGGGACCGACAGCTCCGGCTGA
- a CDS encoding DEAD/DEAH box helicase, whose amino-acid sequence MHRTRTNSNPTRSRSGGGPRRGSRTSGNRQAAQGEFAAPRTLTPALPAVESFADLDMPARLLATLGQEGVTVPFPIQAATLPNSLAGRDVLGRGRTGSGKTLAFGLALLARTAGRRAEPRQPLALVLVPTRELAQQVTDALTPYARAVHLRLTTVVGGMSIGRQAGALRAGAEVVVATPGRLKDLIDRGDCRLSEVAVTVLDEADQMTDMGFMPQVTALLDQVRPGGQRMLFSATLDRNVDRLVRTYLHDPVVHSVDPSAGAVTTMEHHVLHVHDADKRRTTTEIAARDGRVIMFLDTKHAVDRLTRHLLSSGVRAAGLHGGKSQPQRTRTLAQFKSGQVSVLVATNVAARGIHVDNLDLVVNVDPPTDHKDYLHRGGRTARAGESGSVVTLVTPDQRRGMHRLMSSAGITPRVAEVRSGEAELSRITGAQAPSGVPVVIAAPRVERPRAASSPSSSRGRRGRRGAPRRSGFGSAA is encoded by the coding sequence ATGCATCGCACACGCACCAACTCCAACCCCACCCGCAGCCGCTCCGGCGGCGGTCCGCGCCGCGGTTCCAGGACGTCCGGGAACCGGCAGGCCGCGCAGGGTGAGTTCGCAGCGCCCAGGACGCTCACGCCCGCACTGCCCGCCGTCGAGTCGTTCGCCGACCTCGACATGCCGGCGCGGCTGCTGGCCACACTGGGCCAGGAGGGCGTGACCGTGCCGTTCCCGATCCAGGCGGCGACCCTGCCCAACTCCCTGGCCGGCCGTGACGTTCTCGGCCGCGGCCGCACCGGCTCCGGCAAGACCCTCGCCTTCGGCCTCGCCCTGCTGGCCCGTACGGCGGGACGCCGTGCCGAGCCGCGGCAGCCGCTCGCACTGGTCCTCGTCCCGACCCGCGAGCTCGCCCAGCAGGTCACCGACGCGCTCACCCCCTACGCCCGCGCCGTGCACCTGCGGCTCACCACCGTCGTCGGTGGCATGTCCATCGGCAGGCAGGCCGGCGCGCTGCGGGCCGGGGCCGAGGTGGTCGTCGCGACGCCCGGACGGCTCAAGGACCTCATCGACCGGGGGGACTGCCGGCTGAGCGAGGTGGCCGTCACCGTCCTGGACGAGGCCGACCAGATGACCGACATGGGCTTCATGCCCCAGGTCACCGCCCTGCTCGACCAGGTCCGCCCGGGCGGCCAGCGGATGCTCTTCTCGGCCACCCTGGACCGCAACGTCGACCGCCTGGTGCGCACCTACCTGCACGACCCCGTCGTCCACTCGGTCGACCCCTCGGCCGGCGCGGTCACCACGATGGAGCACCACGTCCTCCATGTGCACGACGCGGACAAGCGCCGGACGACCACCGAGATCGCGGCACGCGACGGCCGGGTGATCATGTTCCTCGACACCAAGCACGCGGTGGACCGGCTGACCAGGCATCTGCTGAGCAGCGGTGTCCGAGCCGCGGGCCTGCACGGCGGCAAGTCCCAGCCGCAGCGCACCCGGACCCTGGCGCAGTTCAAGAGCGGTCAGGTGTCGGTGCTGGTGGCGACCAACGTGGCGGCCCGCGGGATCCACGTGGACAACCTCGACCTGGTCGTCAACGTCGATCCGCCCACCGACCACAAGGACTACCTGCACCGCGGCGGCCGTACGGCCCGGGCCGGCGAGTCCGGCAGCGTCGTCACCCTGGTGACTCCCGACCAGCGCCGTGGGATGCACCGGCTGATGAGCTCGGCGGGCATCACCCCCCGGGTCGCCGAGGTGCGCTCGGGCGAGGCGGAGCTGAGCCGCATCACCGGGGCCCAGGCCCCGTCCGGTGTCCCGGTCGTCATCGCCGCGCCGCGGGTGGAGCGTCCCCGCGCGGCGTCCTCCCCGTCCTCGTCCCGGGGCCGTCGCGGACGCCGGGGCGCGCCGCGGCGCAGCGGGTTCGGCTCGGCCGCGTAG
- a CDS encoding cold-shock protein, which produces MATGTVKWFNSEKGFGFIEQDGGGPDVFAHYSNIASSGFRELLEGQKVSFDIAQGQKGPTAENIVPA; this is translated from the coding sequence ATGGCTACCGGCACCGTAAAGTGGTTCAACTCGGAAAAGGGCTTCGGCTTCATCGAGCAGGACGGCGGCGGCCCCGACGTCTTCGCCCACTACTCGAACATCGCTTCCTCCGGCTTCCGTGAGCTGCTGGAAGGCCAGAAGGTCTCGTTCGACATCGCGCAGGGCCAGAAGGGCCCGACGGCGGAGAACATCGTTCCCGCCTGA
- a CDS encoding TetR/AcrR family transcriptional regulator, protein MVNPEAKTPRERYRAQVRTEIKERAWEQIATAGASALSLNAIAKQLGMSGPALYRYYAGRDELITELVKDAYRSLADTFRTASAAGADVTALAHALRTWALADPQRYFLIYGTPVPGYHAPDEITAIASEIMAVLLDAFAGLPSSGPASPFDAHLEEHRDWADGHPAPAATLHRALTFWTRLHGTLSLELAGHFTGMGFDPARFYAAELDGLTSGGQM, encoded by the coding sequence ATGGTGAATCCGGAAGCGAAGACCCCCCGCGAGCGCTACCGCGCCCAGGTGCGCACGGAGATCAAGGAGCGCGCGTGGGAGCAGATCGCCACGGCGGGCGCCTCCGCGCTCTCCCTCAACGCGATCGCCAAGCAGCTGGGCATGAGCGGACCCGCGCTGTACCGGTACTACGCGGGCCGCGACGAGCTGATCACCGAGCTCGTCAAGGACGCCTACCGCAGCCTCGCCGACACCTTCCGCACGGCCTCGGCGGCCGGCGCCGACGTGACCGCGCTGGCACACGCCCTGCGCACCTGGGCCCTGGCGGACCCCCAGCGCTACTTCCTCATCTACGGCACACCCGTCCCCGGCTACCACGCGCCCGACGAGATCACCGCGATCGCGTCCGAGATCATGGCGGTGCTCCTGGACGCCTTCGCCGGGCTGCCGTCGAGCGGCCCGGCGTCGCCGTTCGACGCACACCTCGAGGAGCACCGGGACTGGGCGGACGGCCACCCCGCCCCGGCCGCGACCCTCCACCGGGCCCTGACCTTCTGGACCCGGCTGCACGGCACCCTGTCCCTGGAGCTCGCCGGCCACTTCACCGGGATGGGCTTCGATCCCGCCCGGTTCTACGCCGCCGAACTGGACGGACTGACCAGCGGCGGGCAGATGTGA
- a CDS encoding medium chain dehydrogenase/reductase family protein — MSTEELVEVVLPGKVEPEGLQIRRGAVPAAGPGQVVIRMEATGVSFAEQQMRRGRYYDQPPFPFVPGYDLVGTVLATGEGVDPHLAGTRVAALVKVGGWASHVLVDAADAVPVPEGIGAAEAETLVVNGITAWQMLHRRARVRAGQTVVVHGANGGVGSVLVQLALAAGARVIGTASPRHHEALREQGVVPVDYRAQDLAARIRELAPRDGVHAVFDHVGGHGIVDSWRLLAPGGTLVSYGSAATRDAEGSKQWPVLKLLGRVWVWNALPNRRRAYFFNVWAGRALARNRFRSRLRADLAQVFAAVQRGEVSARIAARLPLARAADALRLAESGTVAGKVVLNP; from the coding sequence ATGAGCACCGAAGAACTTGTCGAGGTCGTCCTGCCGGGCAAGGTCGAGCCCGAAGGGCTGCAGATCAGGCGTGGGGCCGTCCCCGCCGCGGGCCCGGGACAGGTCGTGATCCGCATGGAGGCGACCGGCGTCTCCTTCGCCGAGCAGCAGATGCGGCGCGGCCGCTACTACGACCAGCCGCCGTTCCCGTTCGTCCCCGGCTACGACCTCGTCGGCACCGTCCTGGCGACCGGCGAGGGCGTCGACCCGCACCTGGCCGGCACCCGCGTCGCCGCACTGGTCAAGGTCGGCGGCTGGGCCAGCCATGTGCTCGTCGACGCCGCGGACGCGGTGCCGGTGCCCGAGGGGATCGGCGCGGCGGAGGCGGAGACCCTCGTCGTCAACGGCATCACCGCCTGGCAGATGCTGCACCGCAGGGCCCGGGTCCGCGCCGGGCAGACCGTCGTCGTGCACGGCGCCAACGGCGGCGTCGGCTCGGTCCTGGTCCAGCTCGCCCTGGCCGCGGGCGCCCGCGTGATCGGTACGGCGTCCCCGCGCCACCACGAGGCCCTGCGGGAGCAGGGAGTCGTCCCGGTCGACTACCGCGCCCAGGACCTCGCCGCACGGATCCGCGAACTCGCCCCGCGCGACGGGGTGCACGCCGTCTTCGACCACGTCGGCGGCCACGGCATCGTCGACTCCTGGCGCCTCCTCGCCCCCGGCGGCACGCTCGTCTCGTACGGCAGCGCCGCCACCCGTGACGCCGAGGGCTCCAAGCAGTGGCCCGTGCTGAAGCTCCTCGGCCGGGTGTGGGTGTGGAACGCGCTGCCCAACCGCCGCCGCGCGTACTTCTTCAACGTCTGGGCCGGGCGCGCCCTGGCCAGGAACCGGTTCCGGTCCCGGCTCCGCGCCGACCTCGCCCAGGTCTTCGCCGCCGTCCAGCGGGGCGAGGTCAGCGCCCGGATCGCCGCCCGGCTGCCGCTCGCCAGGGCGGCCGACGCCCTGCGGCTGGCCGAGTCCGGCACCGTCGCCGGCAAGGTCGTCCTCAACCCGTAG
- a CDS encoding SRPBCC family protein has translation MSSRLRSHVLAVPFVLAGLLGAAAPAAEAAQHIGPSRCGGRGVDPAAVIRYESDVVIKASLSTVWKLQTDVDRWPSWQPPVTSAVRLDPGPLRRGSQFRWTTPAPATPTTPATTLAITSTVRELRSHHCVLWSGPAVGEGLRIDEGVHLWTFRKVPGGVRVHTEETWTGAQVEADVPTATAALGAGLEAWLRDLRATAEGAPATRP, from the coding sequence ATGTCCAGCAGGCTCCGGTCCCACGTGCTCGCCGTCCCCTTCGTCCTCGCGGGCCTTCTCGGGGCCGCCGCCCCGGCCGCGGAGGCGGCCCAGCACATCGGTCCGTCCCGGTGCGGGGGCCGTGGCGTCGACCCCGCCGCCGTGATCCGCTACGAGTCCGACGTCGTGATCAAGGCATCGCTGAGCACCGTGTGGAAGCTCCAGACCGACGTCGACCGCTGGCCGTCCTGGCAGCCGCCGGTCACCTCGGCCGTCCGGCTGGACCCCGGCCCCCTGAGGAGGGGTTCGCAGTTCCGGTGGACGACCCCCGCGCCCGCCACCCCCACGACCCCGGCCACCACCCTCGCCATCACCTCCACGGTCCGCGAACTGCGCAGTCACCACTGCGTCCTGTGGAGCGGACCCGCGGTCGGGGAGGGGCTGCGCATCGACGAGGGCGTGCACCTGTGGACCTTCAGGAAGGTGCCGGGCGGTGTGCGCGTCCACACCGAGGAGACCTGGACCGGCGCCCAGGTCGAGGCGGACGTCCCCACCGCGACCGCGGCCCTCGGCGCCGGACTCGAAGCCTGGCTGCGCGATCTGAGGGCCACCGCCGAGGGCGCGCCCGCGACACGGCCGTAG
- a CDS encoding right-handed parallel beta-helix repeat-containing protein, with the protein MMRFHISLLACTVAIVGTVFGAAPPVAADPVTHADQMTHVVFPGQSIQRAVDTAEPGDTVLLTPGTYRESVKVSTPGLTLRGMGRSTVIEPGTEKAANSCAEGGNGICVVGTKAQDVEGVTIASLTVTGFTRTGVFAMATDGLTVRNVTAVKNGVWGIAQERSVHGVFRKNTAKDNGDAGLFLANTIKEEAGAADSGGTVVEHNRLEGNRIGVTVRRLRNLTVAGNHLTGNCAGVFVVGDENKPRAGALTVRDNTIAKNNKSCPKTERLEALQGSGIVLTGAEDTLVTHNRVIGNVGTSSMSGGIVLFKSFVGTTSERNRITDNQLEGNAPADLVNTDTAGSNTFEHNSCRASRPAGLC; encoded by the coding sequence ATGATGAGATTTCATATCTCCCTGCTGGCATGCACCGTGGCGATCGTCGGGACGGTGTTCGGGGCCGCCCCGCCCGTCGCCGCCGACCCGGTGACCCACGCCGACCAGATGACCCACGTGGTCTTTCCCGGACAGTCGATCCAGCGGGCGGTGGACACCGCCGAGCCCGGCGACACCGTGCTGCTGACCCCCGGCACCTACCGCGAGAGCGTCAAGGTGAGCACGCCCGGCCTCACCCTGCGCGGCATGGGCCGCAGCACCGTCATCGAGCCGGGCACCGAGAAGGCCGCCAACAGCTGTGCCGAGGGCGGCAACGGCATCTGCGTGGTCGGGACGAAGGCCCAGGACGTCGAGGGCGTCACCATCGCCTCCCTCACCGTCACCGGCTTCACCAGGACCGGCGTGTTCGCCATGGCGACCGACGGCCTGACCGTGCGGAACGTGACCGCGGTGAAGAACGGGGTCTGGGGGATCGCCCAGGAGCGTTCGGTGCACGGGGTGTTCCGGAAGAACACCGCCAAGGACAACGGCGACGCCGGCCTGTTCCTCGCGAACACGATCAAGGAAGAGGCGGGCGCCGCGGACTCCGGGGGGACCGTCGTCGAGCACAACCGACTGGAGGGCAACCGGATCGGCGTCACCGTCCGGCGCCTCAGGAACCTCACCGTCGCGGGCAACCACCTCACCGGCAACTGCGCGGGCGTCTTCGTGGTGGGCGACGAGAACAAGCCGAGGGCGGGCGCGCTGACCGTGCGCGACAACACCATCGCGAAGAACAACAAGTCCTGCCCGAAGACCGAGCGGCTGGAGGCGCTGCAGGGTTCCGGAATCGTGCTGACCGGCGCCGAGGACACCCTGGTGACGCACAACCGCGTCATCGGCAACGTGGGCACCTCCTCGATGTCGGGCGGCATCGTCCTGTTCAAGAGCTTCGTGGGCACCACCAGCGAGCGGAACCGGATCACCGACAACCAGCTGGAGGGCAACGCCCCGGCGGACCTCGTCAACACGGACACCGCCGGGAGCAACACCTTCGAGCACAACTCGTGCCGGGCCTCCCGGCCCGCCGGACTGTGCTGA
- a CDS encoding methyltransferase, producing MTAVQTAAPPSMRLRELVFGAACAAALRAAARLGVADALDDSPLAVEDLAAEVKTEPKTLRRLLRALSCYGIFAEQPDGRFAHTDMSRLLREDDPHSLRAIALWCTEPWTWQAWPLLDEAVRSGRSVVKDLFGKEFFTYLNEDAPESADVFNRAMTTSSVQSARDVAQLLDLSGSTSVADIGGGQGHVVASLLEKHPSLHGTLLDLPRVVANADPRLREGGALADRMRLVPGDCREAVPVRADVYIIKNILEWDDDSTTRTLRNVIEAGGPGARVVVIENLVDDSPSLRFSTAMDLLLLLNVGGAKHTTESLTGRLTEAGLVIDDIRPVNPYLHAFDCTVPR from the coding sequence ATGACGGCCGTACAGACCGCCGCGCCCCCGTCCATGCGGCTCCGGGAGCTCGTGTTCGGGGCCGCCTGCGCGGCCGCCCTGCGCGCCGCGGCCCGCCTGGGCGTCGCCGATGCCCTCGACGACAGCCCCCTGGCCGTCGAGGACCTCGCGGCGGAGGTGAAGACCGAACCGAAGACGCTGCGACGGCTGCTGCGCGCGCTGTCCTGCTACGGCATCTTCGCCGAGCAGCCGGACGGCAGGTTCGCGCACACCGACATGTCCCGGCTGCTGCGCGAGGACGATCCGCACAGCCTGCGCGCCATCGCGCTGTGGTGCACCGAACCGTGGACCTGGCAGGCGTGGCCGCTGCTCGACGAGGCCGTGCGCTCGGGCCGCAGCGTGGTGAAGGACCTGTTCGGCAAGGAGTTCTTCACCTACCTCAACGAGGACGCCCCGGAGTCCGCCGACGTCTTCAACCGCGCCATGACGACCTCCAGCGTGCAGTCCGCGCGGGACGTGGCGCAGTTGCTCGACCTGTCGGGGAGCACGTCGGTCGCCGACATCGGCGGCGGCCAGGGGCATGTGGTGGCGAGCCTGCTGGAGAAGCACCCCTCGCTGCACGGCACCCTGCTCGACCTGCCGCGCGTGGTGGCCAACGCCGACCCGCGGCTGCGCGAGGGAGGCGCCCTCGCGGACCGGATGCGGCTGGTGCCCGGTGACTGCCGGGAGGCCGTCCCCGTCCGGGCGGACGTCTACATCATCAAGAACATCCTGGAGTGGGACGACGACAGCACGACCCGCACCCTGCGCAACGTCATCGAGGCGGGCGGGCCGGGAGCACGGGTCGTCGTCATCGAGAACCTCGTCGACGACTCGCCCTCGCTGCGCTTCAGCACCGCCATGGACCTGCTGCTGCTCCTCAACGTCGGAGGTGCCAAGCACACCACCGAGTCCCTGACCGGCAGGCTGACCGAGGCGGGCCTGGTCATCGACGACATCCGTCCCGTCAACCCCTACCTGCACGCCTTCGACTGCACCGTCCCGCGCTGA
- a CDS encoding TcmI family type II polyketide cyclase gives MHQSLIVARMAPESALDIAKVFEESDRGELPHLVGVARRSLFQFDDVYLHLIESEQDPGPAIAKAAGHPEFRDISERLSAYVTAYDPATWRSPKDAMARCFYRWERDAVS, from the coding sequence ATGCACCAGTCCCTGATCGTCGCCCGCATGGCCCCGGAATCGGCCCTGGACATCGCCAAGGTGTTCGAGGAGTCGGACCGCGGAGAGCTGCCGCACCTCGTCGGGGTCGCCCGGCGCAGCCTCTTCCAGTTCGACGACGTGTACCTGCACCTCATCGAGTCCGAGCAGGACCCCGGGCCCGCCATCGCGAAGGCGGCCGGGCACCCCGAGTTCCGGGACATCAGCGAGCGCCTGTCGGCGTACGTCACCGCGTACGACCCGGCGACCTGGCGTTCGCCGAAGGACGCGATGGCGCGCTGCTTCTACCGCTGGGAGCGGGACGCCGTCTCCTGA
- a CDS encoding SRPBCC family protein — translation MTGHTQNEITIAAPMDLVWDMTNDVESWPRLFSEYASAEILSREGNRTTFRLTMHPDKDGKVWSWVSEREPDRDTLTVRARRVETGPFAYMNIVWQYEKVLEGTRMVWTQDFAMRPDAPVDDEWMTDNINRNSKVQMALIRDRIEKAAKERRPVPMLSD, via the coding sequence ATGACCGGACACACGCAGAACGAGATCACCATCGCGGCCCCGATGGACCTGGTCTGGGACATGACCAACGACGTCGAGAGCTGGCCCCGGCTGTTCAGCGAGTACGCCTCCGCCGAGATCCTGTCCCGGGAGGGCAACCGGACCACGTTCCGGCTGACCATGCACCCCGACAAGGACGGCAAGGTGTGGAGCTGGGTCTCGGAGCGGGAGCCGGACCGCGACACGCTCACCGTGCGGGCCCGCCGGGTCGAGACCGGGCCCTTCGCCTACATGAACATCGTCTGGCAGTACGAGAAGGTGCTCGAGGGCACCCGGATGGTGTGGACGCAGGACTTCGCGATGCGGCCGGACGCCCCCGTCGACGACGAGTGGATGACGGACAACATCAACCGGAACTCCAAGGTCCAGATGGCGCTGATCCGGGACCGCATCGAGAAGGCCGCCAAAGAGCGCCGGCCCGTGCCGATGCTCTCCGACTGA
- a CDS encoding acyl carrier protein yields the protein MSDRITVEELAELMKKAAGITVAPEELEQRRDSGFDTFGLDSLGLLGIVGELENRYGTPMPPDAEKSKSPRQFLELVNSTLLTGA from the coding sequence ATGAGTGACCGCATCACCGTGGAAGAGCTGGCCGAGCTCATGAAGAAGGCCGCCGGAATCACCGTCGCCCCCGAGGAGCTCGAGCAGCGCCGGGACTCCGGCTTCGACACCTTCGGTCTCGACTCGCTCGGTCTGCTCGGCATCGTGGGCGAGCTGGAGAACCGGTACGGGACACCGATGCCGCCCGACGCGGAGAAGAGCAAGAGCCCCCGGCAGTTCCTCGAGCTCGTCAACAGCACGCTTCTGACGGGAGCCTGA